The DNA segment CACCATGCCGATCTTTTGCCGTACATCTGTCCACGGGATATCCTGACCCAGCACGCCTGAATCTGCTAAGCGAATCTCCCCACCTTCAATCGGCTCCAAGCCATTAATGCAGCGCAGCAAAGTGCTCTTACCACAGCCCGACGGGCCCAGAATCACGATGACCTCGCCTTTTTTCACATCAAGATCAATTCCTTGCAAAACATGGCTTTGGGTATGTTTGCTTGAATAGTACTTCTGCAATTGCTGAATCGATAACAACGCCACACGCTACTCCCAGACACGTTCTAAATGCGTCGCCAATAGCGACAAGGGATAACAAATCAGGAAGTACAAGATAAAAATAAAGCCATAAATCCACAGCGATGCACTCGGTACCGTGAGCAATGAGTTTTCAATAATCTGCTGCCCAACCTTGATTACCTCCACCACGCCAATCAGCGCTGCTAGCGAACTGGTCTTGACCATGCGTGTAAACAGATTGATCGCACCCGGCGTAACCCGCTTTAAACTCTGTGGAAACACCACATATAGCAAAGCTTGGCGCTGAGTTAGCCCGATCGCATACGCCGAATCGCGCTGATGGCGATCAATCGAAGTTATCGCCGCACGCACCAGATCACCCATCTCCGCCGTGCCCCACAGCACAAATACCACGATACACACCCCGCTTGCCGATAGTTGCCAATCCAGCCATGTCGCCAGACCAAAGTAGAAAATAAACAACAGCACGAGGATCGGAATAATGCGCATGGCTTCTAAATATAATTGGCAAGCAAGCCTAACCACACGAGACTTGGAGGTCATAATCACGCCAAGCAATGTCCCTAAGATCGCGGAAAAGAACACCGAAATAAATGCAATGCGCGCCGTGACCCACAGACCCGCCAGTAACCGTTCCAGATGTCCCGCCTGAAATAAATAGTCAAACCCCATGCAGGCCTCGCCGACTACGATGCTCAAGGAAGCGCGTGAAGAGAGATACTGGCAACAAAATGATTAGATATGCCGTGATGAGCAACGCTAACGCTTCAGAGGTTTTGTAATCCATACCGATCACATCCTTGGTAACAAACAGTAGCTCCACCACGGCAATGGCACTCACCACCGAGCTTTCCTTGATCAGAAATAAACAGTTGGCACCGATTGCAGGAATCGACACCGTCAAGGCTTGCGGAAAAATCACATATCGGAAGATTTGTGCAGGCGTTAAGCCAATACTTTTGGCTGAATCAATCTGGCCTTTGGCAACTGACTGTAATCCCGCTCGGAATGCCTCGGCCATATAACTGCCACCCAAAAAAGTGAGACCAATCACCCCGCAGGCAAAACCATCGATACGGATGCCGATCTTGGGCAAGCCGTAATAGAGGAAGAAAAGCTGAATAAGGAGCGGTGTATTGCGCGACAGCTCGATATAGATCTTCGCCAGTCGATCCAGCACCCGCACGCGATAGGTGATCAGGACACTGCACACCAGCCCCACGACCATCGCCAAGATGATACTGAGCACAGAAATCTGTAGTGTCATCCACAGGGCTTTGGCAAATTGCGGGCTCACCTGTTCAATGTACTGCCAATCCAATTGAAGACACCCAATTTTGAATAATGAAAAAATCGTGCGATCTGTTTGAATTCAAAAAAGACGACAACTCAAAGAATGGTATGCCTTTTAATTTTGTTGAAAAATATTTTTATAAGATAAATTAATCTTTAAAAAAGATATGTATATATTGACTAGATGGATTTTAATAGCAATTTAAAAGCACTAAGAAATATCAGTGATCTCTCTCGACCACTTCAGGTTGATTTCACTGACTTAACTTGCCAAAGAAGACGTCGCTCACTTTCCTCCCTTTTCTTCTGAAATGAGACAGAACACTCAATAGTGAATTTCATTCATCTTTTTTTGAAATAATATCGTTTTATTCATGATCCTGTTCGAGTATAGAATTCACCATGCTCTTCACTCTAGACAACATCATCGTTGATTCTGAACTGTATCGTTAGGCATACATCAGAAAAGACTGGGAATGCTATTGGCTGGAAAGATCAGTAACGAAAATTGAAAAGTCCAGAAAAGAGCATGAAATAAATTCAGGTTTTATCTCAGAAATTAGGGTACCAGATCATCATGAGTAACGAGTTCACATTCACGATCAAAAGCATTTGTTTCGATGAAAACTATCATCCCTCAGAGAATACGCGGATCACAACCAACTTTGCGAATTTGGCGAGAGGACAGAGTCGCCAAGAAAACTTGCGCAACACTTTACGGATGATTGACAATCGTTTCAATGC comes from the Aquirhabdus parva genome and includes:
- a CDS encoding amino acid ABC transporter permease, translated to MGFDYLFQAGHLERLLAGLWVTARIAFISVFFSAILGTLLGVIMTSKSRVVRLACQLYLEAMRIIPILVLLFIFYFGLATWLDWQLSASGVCIVVFVLWGTAEMGDLVRAAITSIDRHQRDSAYAIGLTQRQALLYVVFPQSLKRVTPGAINLFTRMVKTSSLAALIGVVEVIKVGQQIIENSLLTVPSASLWIYGFIFILYFLICYPLSLLATHLERVWE
- a CDS encoding amino acid ABC transporter permease, which produces MDWQYIEQVSPQFAKALWMTLQISVLSIILAMVVGLVCSVLITYRVRVLDRLAKIYIELSRNTPLLIQLFFLYYGLPKIGIRIDGFACGVIGLTFLGGSYMAEAFRAGLQSVAKGQIDSAKSIGLTPAQIFRYVIFPQALTVSIPAIGANCLFLIKESSVVSAIAVVELLFVTKDVIGMDYKTSEALALLITAYLIILLPVSLFTRFLEHRSRRGLHGV